In a genomic window of Candidatus Bathyarchaeota archaeon:
- a CDS encoding MBL fold metallo-hydrolase, with amino-acid sequence MKIVEGIYRADEASNNIAHSNIYFIVNGEKITVIDTGTQGNAKKIVTELEKLGYHASDVSTIILTHFHMDHVGSAKDLKEATGAQLAASAIDGEIISGVKPYPKPKNLLMRAATSLIKASPVHPDITLKDNHVIAGLKVIATPGHTEGSIMLLDEERKVLVAGDTLRLDGEKVVTGPKQFVWDENKERESIRKVADLDFEVLLPGHGEHLKGNASAAVKALAASFK; translated from the coding sequence ATGAAGATTGTTGAGGGCATCTATCGGGCTGATGAGGCAAGCAACAACATAGCCCACAGTAACATCTACTTCATAGTAAACGGCGAAAAAATCACCGTAATAGATACGGGTACACAGGGAAACGCCAAGAAAATTGTGACCGAACTTGAGAAACTTGGATATCACGCCAGCGACGTCTCAACCATTATTTTAACCCATTTCCACATGGACCATGTTGGCAGCGCAAAAGACCTCAAAGAAGCCACAGGCGCCCAACTTGCCGCAAGCGCAATAGACGGGGAGATTATAAGCGGAGTAAAACCGTACCCTAAACCCAAAAACCTCTTGATGCGCGCCGCCACCTCCCTCATCAAAGCATCACCCGTCCACCCAGATATTACACTCAAGGACAACCACGTGATTGCAGGATTGAAGGTTATTGCTACGCCCGGACACACGGAGGGCAGCATCATGCTTCTGGACGAAGAAAGGAAGGTTCTGGTTGCAGGAGACACCCTGCGGTTGGATGGCGAAAAAGTGGTGACGGGACCAAAGCAGTTTGTATGGGATGAAAACAAAGAAAGAGAGTCTATTCGAAAAGTTGCGGATTTAGATTTTGAGGTGCTGCTTCCGGGACACGGTGAGCATTTGAAGGGCAACGCGTCGGCGGCTGTTAAGGCTCTTGCGGCTTCTTTTAAGTAG